The following coding sequences are from one Lycium ferocissimum isolate CSIRO_LF1 chromosome 3, AGI_CSIRO_Lferr_CH_V1, whole genome shotgun sequence window:
- the LOC132050939 gene encoding auxin-induced protein 15A-like, with amino-acid sequence MDSNFLKAWQNRWQKMGTKVITCANCGKCCKWTKWPFVQEDNTLPRDVPKGHLVVYVGKYQKRFVIKITLLKHPLFKALLDQAQEEIYDFTHVESKLWIPCDENIFVSVIRCATSPKNRRISICF; translated from the coding sequence ATGGATTCCAATTTTCTCAAGGCATGGCAAAACAGATGGCAAAAGATGGGCACCAAAGTCATAACTTGTGCAAATTGTGGAAAATGCTGCAAGTGGACAAAATGGCCTTTTGTGCAAGAAGATAACACTCTCCCAAGGGATGTTCCAAAGGGTCACTTGGTGGTATATGTAGGAAAATACCAAAAAAGGTTTGTAATCAAAATCACTTTGCTCAAGCACCCACTTTTCAAAGCATTGTTGGATCAAGCACAAGAAGAAATTTATGATTTCACTCACGTTGAGTCGAAATTATGGATCCcttgtgatgaaaatatatttgtaaGTGTCATAAGATGTGCCACATCTCCAAAAAATCGACGTATCTCAATTTGCTTTTGA